One region of Carya illinoinensis cultivar Pawnee chromosome 8, C.illinoinensisPawnee_v1, whole genome shotgun sequence genomic DNA includes:
- the LOC122274514 gene encoding pentatricopeptide repeat-containing protein At3g22470, mitochondrial-like, with protein sequence MCDAGKLVTAKELFCSLSTKGLQPDALTYTVMFRGLCKEGLINEACELFEKMDGKGCLPDNVSYNTIIQGLLQRDEQSRAVEYIKIMVDKGFSADATTATMVIDLLCANKAEKAIREWFEKLL encoded by the coding sequence ATGTGTGATGCGGGAAAACTTGTGACTGCAAAAGAACTCTTTTGTAGTCTTTCTACCAAAGGGTTGCAACCTGATGCTCTCACTTACACTGTAATGTTCAGAGGACTATGCAAAGAGGGTCTAATAAATGAAGCCTGCGAGCTGTTTGAGAAAATGGATGGGAAGGGTTGCTTGCCTGACAATGTCTCATATAACACAATTATCCAAGGATTACTGCAACGTGATGAGCAATCAAGGGCAGtagaatatattaaaataatggtTGACAAGGGTTTCTCTGCAGATGCAACAACTGCAACCATGGTGATTGACTTGTTGTGTGCTAATAAAGCTGAGAAGGCAATTAGAGAGTGGTTTGAGAAGCTTTTGTAA
- the LOC122318785 gene encoding putative pentatricopeptide repeat-containing protein At1g12700, mitochondrial encodes MGTAPKSLNSLLFFFSNHLILDYRCVMHLSFHSSTTYHLRSVATNSFTRVREYGESPKQLLKYVRDQCKTGTFKDLDGALSLFDLMVRMHPLPSVVYFTQLLTSIARAKHHSTVITLVKQMDLLEIAPDLYTLNILVNCFCHLNRVDLGFSVLAKILKLGFQPNCVSINTLVKGLCLQGKIVEAVNLADEMGEKGFKPNEFTYAVIINALCKVGETDLAINSLRKMEDANFVLNAASYNPIICSLCKDGLLTDALKLFSTMTSKGIQPNLFTYNPLIQGLCNFGHWKEAAKLVTEMEERNIMPDVYSFNILVDMLLKEGKMMEAKEALDMMIEKGIEPDIFTHNSLIDCYCQQNKMDEAVKTFNTMVRRGCSPDVISYSILINGYCKSKRIAEAINLFHEMLDKRMIPNVVTYTTLIDGFCRVGRPLAALELLHEMQASGENPNLQTYAILLDGLFKNGCFVEGMALFREIVDKKLDINIVI; translated from the coding sequence ATGGGTACAGCTCCTAAATCTTTGaactctcttcttttcttcttctcgaaTCATTTGATTCTTGATTATCGTTGTGTAATGCATCTTTCATTCCATTCTTCAACTACTTACCATCTTCGTAGTGTAGCTACCAACTCTTTCACCAGAGTTCGAGAATATGGGGAAAGCCCCAAACAGTTATTGAAATATGTAAGAGATCAATGCAAAACTGGGACCTTCAAGGATCTTGACGGTGCCTTGAGCTTATTTGATCTAATGGTCCGCATGCACCCTTTGCCTTCTGTTGTGTATTTTACTCAATTGCTGACATCAATTGCAAGAGCGAAGCATCACTCAACTGTGATCACATTGGTAAAACAAATGGACTTGTTAGAAATTGCTCCCGATCTTTATACTCtcaatattttggttaattgcTTCTGCCATCTTAACCGTGTGGATTTGGGGTTCTCTGTTTtggcaaaaattttgaaacttgGTTTTCAACCTAACTGTGTGTCTATAAACACTCTTGTCAAGGGGCTCTGTCTCCAGGGTAAAATTGTTGAAGCAGTGAATCTGGCTGATGAAATGGGGGAGAAGGGATTTAAACCTAATGAATTTACCTATGCAGTCATAATTAACGCTCTGTGTAAGGTAGGTGAAACCGATCTGGCCATTAACTCACTCAGGAAGATGGAAGATGCAAATTTTGTACTTAATGCAGCATCGTATAATCCAATCATTTGCAGTTTGTGCAAGGACGGATTGTTGACTGATGCCTTGAAACTTTTTTCCACAATGACGAGTAAAGGCATTCAGCCAAACCTTTTTACTTACAATCCCTTAATTCAGGGCCTATGCAATTTTGGCCATTGGAAAGAGGCTGCTAAATTAGTGACTGAGATGGAAGAAAGGAATATCATGCCAGATGTGTATTCTTTCAATATATTGGTGGATATGCTTCTAAAAGAGGGGAAGATGATGGAGGCAAAAGAAGCTCTTGATATGATGATTGAGAAAGGCATCGAGCCAGATATATTCACGCACAACTCTTTGATTGATTGTTATTGTCAGCAAAACAAAATGGATGAGGCAGTCAAAACATTTAACACGATGGTTAGGAGGGGTTGTTCTCCTGATGTTATTAGCTATAGCATATTAATAAATGGATATTGTAAAAGTAAGAGAATTGCTGAGGCAATAAATCTCTTTCATGAAATGTTAGACAAGAGAATGATTCCCAATGTTGTCACTTACACCACTCTTATAGATGGGTTTTGCCGAGTGGGGAGACCTCTGGCTGCGTTAGAGCTACTTCATGAGATGCAAGCTTCTGGAGAAAATCCTAATCTCCAAACTTATGCCATTTTGTTAGATGGTCTTTTTAAGAACGGATGTTTTGTGGAGGGAATGGCATTGTTCCGAGAGATTGTAGACAAAAAGTTGGACATTAATATTGTGATTTAA